In one Chitinophaga sancti genomic region, the following are encoded:
- a CDS encoding non-ribosomal peptide synthetase codes for MNLPQFQLSAQQLLDYERLLSGGLSNIQIEMNIRGDYPTEQILATLALVTDRHDLLRTAFVFREGIHIPFQIVAAAAGIGNDCFSTTTLTLEHPLSIAVVQRDTGVHTIILKALPLILDTYSANEIRKEVIAILQADTTLSDAADILQFGNYTEWEAQVIEEGNPEALAFWTELREKVSATVPVPAASVEPAARIAFSFNAAKIEALSVLLKVSPQAILIAVFGQSLSRYTDHAPFTIGCLEHGRYYEELSAVLGPLSRYYPFLVPENIADDVQQLAVLVGQRLEEARNWNDYYYVSLAQKDFRFLFEFDDTDALIFNEGTTAALKLRISRTNDAWKATLVFPGSSSYREMATFLSEDLKCRLEETLTPRYYVNTFDQAFIGEYNNTVDDTLSLSTIPEAILTVFQEREHAIAVQSEKKRMTYGMLSGRVKQVATALIQQIGVQRGDLVGIMMDNSVETPVALLGILFSGAGYVPLDRNNPPGRLQGIIEESGCKCIITDAAAMVALRELPASKLGVTLDQLEQAGASGSLQQEFICARPEDTAYLIFTSGTTGKPKGCHLLHKHLSNYIHWANGYYFRGGEEGNFPLLTNLSFDLTITSIFTTLSRGHTLFCPDSELSLIEQLQYCFSPANAINAIKLTPTHISLLADVEVSHSNIQCAIVGGEELLPSQVATLRRIAPGIKIYNEYGPTEATVGCIVKEIAPDEQLILIGRPIANMEVLVLNERQELLPVGVSGELYIAGRGVAQGYWKQEQLTAEKFVTLDFFGPKRYYRTGDLGCLLPDGNMKYQGRMDDQVKIRGNRIELGEIQVQLAKYEGIGQVIVVVKQDQAAEKHIAAYYTASETFPADVLKQYLHTRLPEYMIPGFFIPVKEIPLTANGKLDPGKLPDPFLYHSKNQTVYIAPTTLVEIGIAQIWQEVFHISKVGIDDNFFDMGGHSLLAMRLISGIRKEMNADLAVKDLFTSPTIRDLSALVQGRTAQPLLPQVVRKERSAHIPLSFSQERLWFIDRLMGSAHYHMPSVFRLEGHLNVNLLEDCFRQIINRHEPLRTVFKEEEGIPYQEVLALDGWHINYIDASLAEEELEPFITAEVTRPFHLSCDHMLRVTLLKITEQEHLLILVMHHIAADGWSEALIVQEFLSLYSGKQELPLLDFQYADYAIWQRRHMSGDILAQQLDYWKETLTELTPLHLPTDFTRPPIQSTKGARLSFIVDSQVSRQLQELAAEEGVTLFMLLLSVYKVLLYQYSRQTDICVGTTIAHRPQQEMEAMIGFFVNAVALRSDLDGNPAFTDLLAQVKRNTLAAYDHIAVPFEKVVDAVEKDRDKSRSSLFQVLFVLNNNEDASVHSLGDLRVIPVLLQHEIAKFDLTFFARETAEGIAITINYCSDLFLPQTIERMKGHYETLLSAVVRDRGQQIMSLQLLRSGEQEELLSPVMPVPHEYAGNRTVISLFEDQVVRTPAATALVYGKQQWSYQALNEQADRLACHLRNNYQLGLNDLAGIMMDTADWYLVSILGILKTGAAYVPIDISLPPDRRNFIIQDTGVKVLIILSEHLFEVMDVNAPVFSIDLQLEEAVSGITDGPGATMSDLAYVIYTSGTTGQPKGVKITNRNITDYYFGLEAHIGVAENRSFALMSALSADLGNTVLFGSLLSGGELHLLPKAYLMNADVLHDYFEKHTIDCIKIVPSHWSALESDRGLLLPARTIIFGGEALSPAVVEKIRRAAPALQIINHYGPTETTIGKLLHRIDSSRSYDSVPIGKPFSHTTTYIVNGSMGLCPVGVPGELLIGGDGISPGYLHREALTAESFISNPFGQGRLYRTGDLVRRNEAGEIFFLGRIDDQVKIRGYRVEPGEVAVVLSASELVRQCTVVVQEERLAAYIVPEGAYDKDGIVKYLQSALPDYMIPSLMMELAEMPLTPNGKINRKALPDIAGATDRSTTYTAPRNQIEEELVVIWESLLEKDTIGVYDNFFDLGGHSLLAIRVLSAIRKKLGMEIAITDLFEYVTIASLADFIGKQGQRTLLPPLIRQERPARIPLSYAQERLWFIDQLRGSTHYHMPSMFRLNGALDKPLLESAFREIVNRHESLRTVFKEEEGIGYQEILDKDGWKLDVGTATEDELPALIEQEIARPFNLSTDHMIRARLLQLGLDDYLLVLVRHHIASDGWSVSLIVNELTELYCAGKEKRVSQLPVLPLQYADYTLWQRAYLSGELLDAQLSFWKEQLQELAPLHLPLDFPRPVLQSTKGADHSFMIAKGLSEQLQLLAQQQGVSMFMLLLSVYKILLYRYSGQTDICVGTTVAHRPQQEIEPLIGFFVNTLALRTDLAGDPSFTDLLARVKNTTLSAYEHITVPFEKVVDAVENVRDKSRSSIFQALFVLNNNEDISIHSLGDVSIQPLPQHNVIAKFDLTFFVQETALGIAVTINYCRDLFLPATIARMQSHYEMLLQGVVNNHMQAIHALNILDPAEEQLLLQEQVLPWMEKAAACNILTLFEEQVEKTPDATAVVFGNITLSYSELDEKANCLGRYLKQTYDLSAGDRVGILMETSSWYIVSILGILKAGAAYVPVDGGLPQDRKAFIVNDTGMKTLIIVSESLFDVMDLSVPVFSIDIQFEETTTVAGGLEQPGGEDLAYVIYTSGTTGQPKGVKITHRNIVDYYFGLQARTGIDENRSFALMSALSADLGNTVLFGALLSGSVLHLLPKTSLMNAAVVHDYFARHSIDCIKLVPSYWSALESERGLLLPARTIIFGGEALSSGVIEKIKAIHPALQIINHYGPTEATIGKLLHRIDPSRTYDSVPIGQPFSHTTAYIVNGFMRLCPIGVPGELLLGGDGISPGYLNREDLTAEKFISNPFGQGRLYRTGDLVRRNAEGEIFFLGRIDDQVKIRGYRVEPGEVAVVLSASDLVRQCAVVFREDRLVAYVVPEGTFDKEGIVKYLQSVLPDYMIPSLMMELEEMPLTPNGKIDRKALPDIAGDTVRGKTYLAPRNKVEEELVTIWESLLKADKIGVNDNFFELGGDSIIVIQVVSKAKRKGYQLQVQDLFDHQTITALALLIEQNNTATVVAEQGLLTGSALLSPIQQWFFEQEQPNPSHFNQAVLLQVNKAIRQEDLGRAIKVLVDRHDALRFYYDGKEQTYGPTKGKLEIMELSQLEEITTACRVVQREFSITAGALIRFILFRTPHTEPSDRLFIVAHHLVVDGVSWRILIDEMQSLLDAYSATEELDLGLKTSSYREWVNALTDYAQTEQVLTQKDYWQKVSNSHQPLSSALNGHLSRRSELVAIDMRLSPEYTARLLKETNFAYNTDINDILLCALGMTISSWRKNPQVIIGLEGHGRENIFPGIDITNTVGWFTNKYPVLLEIADDDSIGNTIKSVKEQLRNIPDKGMGFGALRYLHPEPAIRHSLRSNCWDIVFNYLGQMDNVINAGSWFEAATEPSGEHIDPDYFTREKFVLKAGIAADVFSLSWSYSPEQFQGETVTRLVREYMHHLRELIDHCTTQKEKAVTPADFGLNGKLDYKELDELLGLDQVADDEGIIKF; via the coding sequence ATGAATTTGCCTCAGTTTCAATTGTCCGCACAGCAGTTGCTGGATTATGAGCGCCTGTTGTCCGGTGGCCTCAGCAACATTCAAATAGAGATGAACATAAGGGGAGATTACCCTACAGAACAGATATTAGCCACATTGGCGCTTGTAACAGACAGACACGATCTTCTGAGAACAGCCTTTGTTTTCCGGGAAGGCATACATATCCCTTTTCAGATAGTGGCAGCTGCCGCTGGCATTGGGAATGATTGTTTTTCGACAACTACATTAACGCTTGAGCATCCCCTGTCTATTGCCGTCGTGCAAAGGGATACAGGAGTGCATACTATCATACTGAAGGCACTGCCTTTGATCCTGGATACCTATTCTGCAAATGAGATACGTAAGGAAGTGATAGCTATCCTTCAGGCAGATACTACTCTGAGCGATGCTGCTGACATCTTACAGTTTGGCAATTATACCGAATGGGAAGCACAGGTCATTGAGGAGGGGAATCCGGAAGCATTGGCATTCTGGACGGAACTTAGAGAGAAAGTGTCAGCTACTGTACCTGTACCAGCAGCATCGGTGGAGCCGGCTGCCAGGATAGCTTTTTCATTCAATGCCGCGAAAATAGAGGCTTTATCTGTTCTCCTTAAGGTTTCTCCACAGGCAATACTGATTGCGGTCTTTGGCCAGAGCCTGTCGCGCTATACAGACCATGCACCTTTTACTATCGGATGTCTGGAACATGGACGGTATTATGAAGAATTGAGTGCTGTATTAGGGCCTCTTTCCAGATATTATCCATTTTTGGTTCCTGAAAATATAGCTGATGATGTACAGCAACTGGCTGTCCTTGTTGGGCAGCGGCTGGAAGAAGCCAGGAACTGGAATGATTACTATTATGTGTCTTTAGCACAAAAAGATTTCCGTTTTCTGTTTGAATTTGATGATACGGATGCGCTTATTTTTAACGAAGGAACGACAGCTGCCCTGAAATTGCGGATCAGTCGTACAAATGATGCATGGAAGGCGACACTTGTATTCCCGGGAAGCTCTTCCTACAGGGAGATGGCTACATTCCTCAGTGAAGACCTTAAATGTAGGCTGGAAGAAACTTTAACGCCACGGTATTATGTAAATACCTTTGATCAGGCATTTATCGGGGAATATAATAACACCGTCGACGATACACTCTCCCTGAGCACTATTCCTGAAGCAATTTTGACTGTGTTCCAGGAAAGAGAGCATGCGATTGCTGTACAGAGTGAAAAGAAGCGCATGACCTATGGCATGCTCAGCGGCCGGGTAAAGCAGGTAGCAACAGCGCTGATACAACAGATCGGGGTACAACGGGGCGACCTTGTTGGCATCATGATGGACAACAGTGTAGAGACACCTGTAGCTTTGCTGGGCATTTTGTTTTCAGGAGCAGGTTATGTGCCATTGGATAGGAATAATCCACCGGGGCGCTTACAGGGAATTATAGAGGAGAGTGGTTGTAAGTGTATTATCACAGATGCTGCTGCTATGGTCGCCCTCAGGGAGCTGCCAGCATCTAAGCTGGGCGTGACACTTGACCAGCTGGAACAGGCAGGTGCTTCAGGATCCTTGCAACAGGAATTCATCTGTGCCAGGCCTGAGGATACTGCTTACCTTATTTTCACTTCTGGTACCACCGGCAAGCCCAAAGGCTGTCATCTGCTGCATAAGCATTTGTCAAATTATATCCATTGGGCGAATGGTTATTATTTCAGGGGTGGGGAAGAAGGTAATTTTCCTTTGTTAACCAACCTTAGTTTCGACCTTACGATTACTTCTATTTTCACTACGCTTAGCAGAGGACATACGCTTTTCTGTCCTGATAGCGAACTGAGTCTGATAGAACAATTACAGTATTGTTTTTCGCCAGCTAATGCCATTAATGCCATAAAATTAACCCCTACACATATTTCATTGTTGGCAGATGTAGAGGTGTCGCATTCGAATATTCAATGTGCTATTGTAGGAGGGGAGGAATTGCTTCCCTCTCAGGTAGCTACCCTGAGAAGGATCGCTCCCGGTATTAAGATCTATAATGAGTATGGACCTACCGAAGCAACTGTAGGCTGCATTGTAAAGGAAATCGCTCCTGATGAGCAGCTGATACTGATAGGAAGGCCTATTGCGAATATGGAGGTACTGGTGCTGAATGAGCGGCAGGAATTATTGCCTGTTGGCGTATCGGGAGAGCTGTATATCGCTGGTAGGGGGGTGGCACAGGGATATTGGAAGCAGGAGCAGCTGACAGCTGAGAAGTTTGTAACACTGGATTTCTTTGGCCCTAAAAGATATTATCGTACCGGAGACCTGGGATGCCTGCTTCCTGATGGGAATATGAAATACCAGGGAAGGATGGACGATCAGGTTAAGATAAGAGGCAACCGTATCGAATTGGGAGAGATTCAGGTGCAATTGGCAAAATATGAAGGTATAGGGCAGGTCATCGTGGTCGTAAAGCAAGATCAGGCAGCAGAAAAGCATATTGCTGCTTACTATACAGCCAGCGAAACATTCCCTGCAGATGTGCTGAAACAGTATTTGCACACCCGCCTGCCAGAGTATATGATACCAGGTTTTTTCATCCCTGTAAAAGAAATTCCCCTTACCGCAAATGGGAAGCTGGATCCGGGAAAGTTGCCAGACCCATTCTTATATCATAGCAAAAATCAAACTGTATATATTGCGCCTACTACTCTTGTAGAGATCGGGATCGCGCAGATTTGGCAGGAAGTATTTCATATCAGCAAAGTAGGGATAGACGATAACTTTTTTGACATGGGTGGGCATTCACTGCTCGCCATGCGATTAATATCCGGGATCAGGAAAGAGATGAATGCTGATCTGGCGGTAAAAGATCTTTTTACCAGCCCGACCATCAGGGATCTTTCAGCACTGGTGCAGGGCAGAACGGCACAGCCTTTATTGCCACAGGTAGTTAGGAAAGAACGGTCTGCACATATCCCTTTATCATTCTCTCAGGAACGTTTATGGTTCATAGACCGGCTGATGGGAAGTGCTCATTATCATATGCCGTCCGTTTTCAGACTGGAGGGTCATTTGAATGTGAACCTGCTGGAAGACTGTTTCAGGCAGATCATCAACCGCCACGAACCACTGCGGACTGTTTTTAAGGAAGAAGAAGGGATACCTTACCAGGAAGTGCTGGCGTTGGATGGCTGGCATATCAATTATATAGATGCATCACTGGCAGAAGAAGAACTGGAGCCATTCATTACAGCCGAAGTGACCCGCCCATTCCATCTTTCCTGTGATCATATGCTCAGAGTTACTTTATTAAAAATCACTGAGCAGGAGCATTTATTGATACTGGTGATGCACCATATTGCTGCGGATGGTTGGTCTGAGGCGCTGATCGTACAGGAATTCCTCTCACTCTATAGTGGTAAGCAAGAACTGCCACTATTGGATTTTCAATATGCCGACTACGCGATCTGGCAACGAAGGCATATGAGTGGAGATATCCTGGCCCAACAGCTGGATTACTGGAAAGAGACGCTTACAGAGTTGACACCGCTTCACCTGCCTACAGACTTTACAAGACCTCCTATACAAAGTACAAAAGGCGCACGCCTAAGTTTTATCGTTGATAGCCAGGTAAGCAGGCAATTGCAGGAACTGGCTGCAGAAGAGGGCGTGACGCTCTTTATGCTGCTGCTGTCTGTATATAAAGTGTTGTTATATCAATATAGCAGGCAAACGGATATTTGTGTAGGTACCACCATCGCTCACAGGCCTCAGCAGGAAATGGAAGCGATGATCGGATTTTTTGTAAATGCTGTAGCGCTTCGTAGTGATCTTGATGGGAATCCTGCATTTACAGACCTCCTGGCCCAGGTGAAGCGTAATACACTTGCAGCATATGATCATATTGCCGTGCCATTTGAAAAAGTGGTAGATGCAGTAGAAAAGGATCGTGATAAAAGCCGTAGCTCATTGTTTCAGGTACTGTTTGTGCTGAATAATAATGAAGATGCTAGTGTGCATTCGCTGGGAGACCTGCGTGTGATCCCTGTTTTGTTGCAGCATGAGATCGCAAAATTTGATCTTACCTTCTTCGCCAGGGAAACAGCTGAAGGTATTGCTATTACTATTAACTATTGTAGTGATCTGTTCCTGCCCCAGACGATTGAGCGCATGAAGGGGCATTATGAAACCTTGCTGTCGGCGGTTGTAAGGGATCGCGGTCAACAGATCATGTCATTGCAGTTATTACGATCCGGTGAGCAGGAAGAATTGTTATCTCCCGTCATGCCTGTTCCGCATGAGTATGCAGGCAATCGTACTGTTATCAGCTTATTTGAAGATCAGGTAGTACGTACACCAGCTGCAACAGCACTAGTGTATGGAAAGCAGCAATGGAGCTATCAGGCGCTAAATGAACAGGCAGACAGACTTGCCTGTCATCTCCGAAATAACTATCAGCTGGGTCTAAATGATCTGGCAGGTATTATGATGGATACGGCTGACTGGTATTTGGTATCGATATTAGGCATTCTCAAAACAGGGGCAGCATATGTACCTATTGATATTAGCCTGCCTCCCGATCGCCGGAATTTTATTATACAGGATACAGGGGTGAAGGTGCTGATTATTTTATCAGAGCATTTGTTTGAAGTGATGGATGTAAATGCGCCTGTCTTTTCAATAGATCTGCAGCTGGAAGAAGCGGTGTCCGGAATAACAGACGGCCCGGGAGCGACCATGAGTGATCTGGCTTATGTGATCTATACCTCTGGCACTACTGGTCAGCCTAAAGGAGTAAAGATCACTAATCGGAATATTACTGATTATTATTTTGGCCTGGAGGCACATATAGGTGTTGCAGAGAACAGATCTTTTGCTTTGATGTCTGCTTTGTCTGCAGACCTTGGAAATACTGTTTTATTTGGATCATTATTGAGTGGTGGGGAGCTCCATCTGCTGCCTAAGGCATACTTAATGAATGCCGATGTGCTGCATGATTATTTTGAAAAGCATACCATTGATTGTATTAAAATTGTGCCTTCACATTGGAGTGCGCTGGAATCCGACAGGGGGTTATTATTACCTGCCCGGACCATCATCTTTGGTGGTGAGGCATTATCACCGGCGGTGGTAGAAAAGATCAGGAGGGCCGCTCCTGCATTACAGATCATCAATCACTATGGACCGACAGAAACCACTATCGGGAAATTATTGCATCGTATAGATTCATCCCGGTCCTATGACAGCGTACCTATAGGGAAGCCTTTCTCCCATACTACAACATATATTGTAAATGGATCCATGGGGCTTTGTCCTGTTGGCGTTCCGGGAGAGCTTTTGATAGGAGGTGATGGTATCTCTCCTGGTTATCTGCACCGGGAGGCACTGACAGCAGAAAGCTTTATCAGTAATCCTTTTGGACAGGGCCGATTGTATAGAACAGGGGATCTGGTACGCAGAAATGAGGCTGGAGAGATCTTCTTTTTAGGAAGAATAGATGATCAGGTGAAGATCCGTGGTTATCGTGTAGAACCCGGAGAGGTGGCAGTGGTATTGTCTGCATCGGAGCTGGTACGCCAGTGTACGGTGGTCGTACAGGAAGAGCGTCTGGCTGCCTATATCGTACCTGAGGGCGCCTATGATAAGGATGGTATAGTAAAATATCTGCAATCGGCGCTGCCCGATTATATGATCCCGTCTCTAATGATGGAGCTGGCCGAAATGCCATTGACACCGAATGGGAAAATAAACCGTAAAGCTTTACCCGACATTGCTGGTGCTACAGATCGTAGCACTACCTATACAGCACCTCGCAATCAGATTGAAGAAGAGCTGGTGGTAATATGGGAATCGCTGCTGGAAAAAGATACGATTGGTGTGTATGACAACTTCTTTGATCTTGGAGGACATTCGTTGTTGGCCATCAGAGTGCTGTCGGCTATCCGGAAAAAGCTGGGCATGGAGATCGCTATTACGGATCTCTTTGAATATGTCACTATTGCCTCACTGGCAGATTTTATAGGAAAACAAGGTCAGCGTACTTTGCTGCCACCGTTAATCAGGCAGGAAAGACCAGCCCGGATCCCGCTTTCATATGCACAGGAAAGGCTGTGGTTTATTGATCAGCTGAGGGGAAGTACCCATTATCATATGCCTTCCATGTTCAGGTTGAATGGGGCATTGGATAAACCATTGTTAGAATCAGCATTCAGGGAAATCGTCAATCGCCATGAATCGTTGCGCACTGTATTCAAGGAAGAGGAAGGCATCGGTTATCAGGAAATACTTGACAAAGATGGCTGGAAACTGGATGTGGGCACCGCTACAGAGGATGAGCTGCCCGCCTTGATAGAGCAGGAGATAGCCAGACCTTTTAATCTTTCTACTGATCATATGATCCGCGCCCGTTTGTTGCAATTGGGGCTGGATGATTATTTGTTGGTACTGGTAAGGCATCACATTGCTTCAGATGGATGGTCTGTATCGCTGATCGTGAATGAGCTCACGGAATTGTATTGTGCAGGCAAAGAGAAACGCGTTTCTCAATTGCCAGTGTTACCTCTTCAGTATGCAGATTATACATTATGGCAACGGGCATATTTGTCCGGAGAATTGCTGGATGCACAGCTGTCCTTCTGGAAAGAACAATTACAGGAACTGGCTCCATTGCATCTGCCGCTTGATTTTCCCCGTCCTGTATTACAAAGCACAAAAGGAGCCGATCATAGTTTCATGATCGCTAAGGGCCTGAGTGAGCAGTTGCAGTTACTGGCACAGCAGCAGGGCGTGTCCATGTTTATGCTGTTGCTTTCTGTATATAAAATATTGCTATACCGGTATAGCGGGCAGACAGATATCTGTGTGGGCACTACAGTCGCCCACAGGCCACAACAGGAAATAGAACCGCTGATAGGATTTTTTGTAAATACGCTGGCACTAAGAACAGACCTTGCTGGAGACCCCTCATTTACGGATCTGCTGGCACGTGTGAAGAATACTACTTTATCGGCGTATGAGCACATCACTGTTCCTTTTGAGAAGGTCGTAGATGCTGTAGAAAATGTGCGTGATAAAAGCCGTAGCTCTATCTTCCAGGCATTGTTCGTACTGAATAATAATGAAGATATATCCATTCACAGTTTAGGAGATGTGAGCATCCAACCCCTTCCACAGCATAATGTAATTGCCAAATTCGACCTGACCTTCTTTGTTCAGGAGACAGCATTGGGTATTGCTGTTACCATAAACTATTGCAGGGATCTTTTCCTGCCGGCCACTATCGCACGCATGCAATCACATTATGAGATGCTATTACAAGGTGTGGTAAACAATCATATGCAGGCGATCCATGCATTGAATATACTGGATCCGGCAGAAGAACAGCTGTTATTACAGGAGCAGGTATTGCCATGGATGGAAAAGGCTGCAGCCTGCAATATCCTGACCCTGTTTGAAGAACAGGTGGAAAAGACTCCGGATGCCACTGCTGTAGTGTTTGGAAATATAACGTTGAGCTACAGTGAGCTTGATGAAAAGGCGAATTGTTTGGGGCGTTATCTGAAACAGACCTATGATTTGTCAGCGGGTGATCGGGTGGGTATATTAATGGAAACTTCCAGCTGGTATATCGTGTCGATCCTGGGTATATTGAAGGCAGGCGCAGCATATGTGCCAGTTGATGGAGGATTGCCACAGGACAGGAAGGCGTTTATAGTGAATGATACGGGCATGAAGACGTTGATTATTGTGTCGGAGAGTTTGTTTGATGTGATGGACCTGTCTGTACCTGTGTTTTCGATAGATATTCAGTTTGAGGAAACAACAACAGTAGCAGGGGGTCTTGAACAGCCAGGGGGAGAGGACCTTGCCTATGTGATATATACTTCCGGTACTACCGGACAGCCAAAGGGTGTTAAGATCACTCACAGGAATATTGTTGATTATTATTTCGGTTTGCAGGCACGGACAGGTATTGATGAAAACAGGTCTTTTGCCTTAATGTCCGCCTTGTCGGCAGACCTTGGAAATACTGTTTTATTTGGCGCATTACTGAGTGGCAGTGTGCTGCATCTGTTGCCAAAAACGTCTTTAATGAATGCAGCAGTGGTACATGATTATTTCGCCAGGCATTCCATTGATTGTATAAAGCTGGTGCCCTCTTACTGGAGTGCACTGGAATCAGAAAGGGGATTATTATTACCTGCCCGGACTATCATCTTTGGAGGTGAAGCATTATCATCAGGGGTAATAGAAAAGATAAAGGCTATTCATCCTGCGTTGCAGATCATCAATCACTATGGTCCGACGGAGGCTACTATCGGAAAGTTATTACATCGAATTGATCCATCCAGAACTTACGACAGTGTACCTATTGGACAGCCTTTCTCCCATACGACAGCCTATATTGTAAACGGCTTCATGAGGCTTTGTCCTATTGGGGTACCGGGAGAGCTGTTATTAGGAGGTGATGGTATTTCTCCTGGTTATCTGAATCGTGAGGACCTGACAGCAGAAAAGTTTATTAGCAATCCATTCGGTCAGGGACGCTTGTATAGAACTGGCGATCTGGTACGCAGAAATGCCGAAGGCGAGATCTTCTTTTTAGGTCGGATAGATGATCAGGTGAAGATACGAGGTTATCGTGTAGAGCCCGGAGAAGTGGCGGTAGTATTGTCAGCATCGGATCTGGTACGCCAGTGTGCAGTGGTGTTCCGGGAAGACCGTCTGGTAGCATATGTCGTACCTGAGGGTACCTTTGATAAAGAAGGTATAGTGAAATACCTGCAATCGGTACTGCCAGATTATATGATCCCATCCCTGATGATGGAGCTGGAGGAAATGCCATTGACACCGAATGGGAAAATAGACCGTAAAGCTTTACCGGATATTGCGGGTGATACTGTTCGGGGTAAAACATATCTGGCACCTCGTAATAAAGTGGAAGAAGAGCTGGTGACCATATGGGAATCGCTCCTGAAAGCAGATAAGATAGGTGTGAACGATAACTTCTTTGAGCTGGGAGGAGATTCTATAATCGTAATACAGGTAGTCAGCAAAGCCAAACGAAAAGGCTATCAACTACAGGTACAGGATTTGTTTGATCATCAGACCATCACTGCACTGGCCCTCTTAATTGAACAAAATAATACAGCTACCGTAGTAGCAGAGCAAGGCCTGCTGACGGGCTCCGCTTTGCTCTCACCTATTCAGCAATGGTTCTTTGAGCAGGAACAACCGAATCCTTCTCATTTTAATCAGGCCGTTTTGCTGCAGGTCAATAAAGCTATTCGCCAGGAAGACCTTGGGCGGGCCATCAAAGTACTGGTGGATCGGCACGATGCATTAAGGTTTTATTATGATGGGAAAGAACAAACCTATGGCCCTACAAAAGGGAAGCTGGAAATAATGGAGCTGAGCCAGCTGGAGGAAATTACAACAGCCTGTCGCGTGGTGCAGAGAGAGTTTAGTATTACAGCAGGTGCATTGATCCGGTTTATATTGTTCCGCACCCCACATACGGAGCCGTCAGACCGCTTATTCATAGTAGCACACCACCTCGTAGTAGATGGTGTTTCATGGAGGATCCTGATCGATGAAATGCAAAGCTTGCTGGATGCATATTCTGCAACTGAGGAATTGGACCTTGGATTGAAGACCAGCTCCTACCGTGAATGGGTGAATGCCCTGACGGATTATGCGCAGACAGAACAGGTGCTTACACAAAAGGATTACTGGCAGAAAGTAAGCAATAGCCATCAGCCGTTGTCCTCTGCATTAAATGGCCATCTCTCCAGACGAAGTGAGCTGGTCGCTATAGATATGCGCCTGAGTCCTGAATATACAGCGCGATTGCTGAAAGAAACAAATTTCGCATATAATACAGATATCAATGATATTCTTCTCTGTGCCCTGGGTATGACCATCAGTAGCTGGCGGAAAAATCCTCAGGTTATTATTGGTCTGGAAGGCCATGGAAGAGAAAATATATTCCCGGGTATTGATATCACCAATACAGTAGGATGGTTTACCAATAAATATCCTGTATTGCTCGAAATAGCCGACGATGACAGCATAGGCAATACGATCAAATCCGTAAAAGAGCAGCTGCGTAATATTCCTGATAAGGGGATGGGATTTGGGGCACTGCGTTACCTGCACCCTGAGCCTGCTATCAGACACAGTCTCCGATCCAACTGTTGGGACATTGTTTTTAACTACCTGGGACAGATGGACAATGTGATCAATGCAGGTAGCTGGTTTGAAGCTGCTACTGAGCCATCCGGAGAGCATATTGATCCTGATTATTTCACGAGAGAAAAGTTTGTACTGAAAGCTGGCATTGCCGCTGATGTGTTCAGCCTTTCCTGGAGCTATTCTCCTGAACAATTCCAGGGCGAAACGGTCACCCGGTTAGTACGGGAATACATGCATCACCTCAGGGAACTCATAGACCATTGTACAACCCAAAAAGAGAAAGCAGTGACCCCGGCAGATTTTGGTCTCAATGGCAAACTGGATTATAAGGAGCTGGATGAGCTGCTGGGTTTAGATCAGGTAGCCGACGATGAAGGCATCATTAAATTTTAA